From a single Brassica oleracea var. oleracea cultivar TO1000 chromosome C5, BOL, whole genome shotgun sequence genomic region:
- the LOC106294479 gene encoding uncharacterized protein At1g21580 isoform X1, translating into MDSSHYKPSYTQWNSPYSPHHPPAPLLPPPPPPPPPRQSHPDSPNFYVPSSHNGGQRQDYHHYSHRQDLPPNPAVDYPSSYYPHHPPPPHQHHPPQQHQPYIPQQVSYESQRASQPSSSTIPFTESRDVSQSPWVDSWTDAGPGRMDTGGSRLDPSPSRDYRYDYSRSSRDSSGVISINRGLDGSSRSRDEFRNTGYVRKESRIEGSYQDRGQLNAESDWCFRGLGQGNRSLASRVGYGTDRYGVSVSRDMGRSSASDEGTRNQRWDEGRILYPRKKDDYYHSETEQYFDRGRREESSELNRTPRKQMQKKSALLRLETPRNHQKGRENGRNHSNYNGKRFNSNLFRGKEHLGRSDRGLVEKQRERTPVDLDVSFESNLLVAKPIASPASAGIHPSRSMTPRSFKARRALVPDKSENPSVTEGNGKLRLQFSDEASVSEGSRPSKRQNISSEIEKKPDNYLTPSSSDAGGMNKVSFVDGVVQDCEVKITDGGPEALTRDSEAKVRSTLHAAEKISNFCEALKEAKDDSKRDSNMEACSIKEDFIEGDKSILKSQDVLDRTGCNTGEALPLKVMEMEDIVKASTNRSPTKLLVPLSTAADISEYSEAVIGFSRKSMCSVESHPCEDVDMDCSPSRNVPTEEVNTGFEESAFIGSSVRSLGYVDKDLEKSSRDASIYFNREDPGDQATGKLGIGSIEDGSNGINKNVDSLCPENNCRWGLVSSASLEIPSVSTELANANNNISGDLANAHSFTIGTCTNTNTIVDLPDMSGSKNPTHCENTVNPSVVNGSRKIFVETTPLSSVAEMADNLNSDEGKKACVKGTSSSLSEVDVKGSLIVLPVERTEGYPRSDESDLAMAVCMENVSAERLAPDEDLNLASHHPAEIPSVDQLSGSNNRSLKACLPEPNVSLNKDITDGLSVGLVQRDVSQNDSTFYGNLPCSPALVIETNIAVGINGMSANESVTNAESGPHESQPCSTVSKFLPEDRRGCGSSGAFGSVWNLAVKKNLEEDPSRVSACLVSDISPLMAMNEQIQNKESIQTNYSESQGGIMHEENNFAENIAIDTQEEKKTNPSGGNSKCRTLETDIVVVTGNSVLSCNSLSSSPGQSFGQIPSETHVAATVDETYKDKQKSKHSGGTSEYRTQGADIVAFCGDSVPSDSLSNSPKLYRQIQSETHVVSMADDSNNYKEKAKPSGETSKYRTPEADVTSDVGGQEKYSQNSIKTDIFNGEALSADRKVSGTEILGDSGVHLSSRADVKFALTHVNDHAKSVPDQDPQNKTSLSSRCELEKRKKKSSYSTQKSYPCSLPFVSDTKKNANPPNKHHTWHRKPSPAASSFVAAKPLSSTFSTQQKVPVVTAQSSNSYVRKGNSLLRKPSDSPGVTLGLPLSAIQLNRIENKSTGSASSVDVGNASFLVKAGEIPTLVKQSKPPSDSSTSKVSNAIGAPSGKRALSYSMDHPTTYLPESIMDSATSGEASAPHSGGDTSKTSDTPIQTDYASDCQQKKIPPKLDSSELKRTVYVKRKANQLVAASDIHSTSRSQIPTSDGYFKRNKNQLVRTSESRVNYSPDDALDSRASATMVSERRSSSSAFSDSAVTRPYKRSKFSLVWLQDDPQSGLPSSHMRYRRILPQLVPWKRVTYWRRLMNSVSALRNGSFPNTSQKLSTMRKRHTVYTRSTNGYSLRKSKVLSIGGSHLKWSKSIERDSRKANEEATLAVAAFSKKENEKHSGQSSTRKASRNHLTRERIFRFGSLRYKMDPSRRTLQRISDVYSPCSGPTENGKAAKRPFIPKRLVIGHEEYVRVGNGNQLVRDPKKRTRALANEKVRWSLHNVRLRLAKKKKKYCQFFTRFGKCNKDDGKCPYVHDPSKIAVCTKFLNGLCANENCKLTHKVVLVIPERMPDCSYFLQGLCNNEACPYRHVHVNPSAAICDGFLKGYCSDGDECRKKHSYTCPDFEATGSCSQGSKCKLHHPKNQGKGRKRKRPSEPSEKNARGRYFGSLQKLFSESEPMVVDRHPTESEDFGTEGIEFISLGATEEEAGDNNDQATEQSISSESEEPASIYELIRPVALMR; encoded by the exons ATGGATTCATCTCATTACAAACCGAGTTATACCCAATGGAATTCTCCTTACTCTCCTCATCATCCTCCTGCTCCTCTCCTTCCGCCGCCGCCGCCTCCTCCTCCTCCTCGCCAATCTCATCCCGATAGCCCTAATTTCTATGTTCCATCAAGTCATAACGGTGGGCAACGTCAGGATTACCATCACTACTCTCATCGCCAAGATCTTCCTCCCAATCCGGCAGTTGATTATCCGTCTTCCTACTATCCTCACCATCCGCCGCCGCCTCATCAACATCATCCGCCGCAACAGCATCAACCATACATCCCTCAGCAAGTTAGCTATGAGTCTCAAAGGGCTTCGCAGCCTTCGTCGTCAACTATCCCATTCACGGAATCTCGAGATGTCTCTCAGTCTCCCTGGGTTGATTCATGGACAGACGCTGGTCCGGGGCGAATGGATACTGGTGGAAGCCGATTGGATCCGAGTCCGAGCCGTGACTATCGGTATGACTACAGCCGCTCGTCGAGGGATTCATCTGGTGTTATCAGCATCAACCGTGGTTTAGATGGTAGTTCTAGGTCTAGAGATGAGTTTCGTAATACTGGGTATGTGAGAAAAGAATCTAGAATAGAAGGGAGTTATCAAGACCGTGGTCAGTTAAATGCAGAGTCTGATTGGTGTTTTAGGGGTCTAGGTCAAGGTAATAGGAGTCTAGCTTCTCGTGTTGGTTATGGTACTGATCGATATGGTGTTTCAGTGAGTCGTGATATGGGTAGGTCTTCTGCAAGTGATGAAGGGACTAGAAACCAGAGGTGGGATGAAGGGAGGATTCTCTATCCCCGGAAAAAGGATGACTACTATCATTCCGAGACTGAACAATATTTTGATCGTGGAAGGAGAGAGGAGAGCAGTGAACTGAATCGAACTCCCAGGAAACAAATGCAGAAGAAGAGTGCTCTGCTTAGGCTTGAAACTCCAAGAAACCATCAGAAGGGTAGAGAGAATGGTCGGAATCATAGTAACTATAATGGGAAAAGATTTAACTCGAACTTGTTTAGGGGTAAAGAACATTTGGGTCGTTCTGATCGTGGATTGGTGGAGAAGCAAAGGGAGAGAACTCCAGTGGATCTTGATGTTTCATTTGAATCGAATCTTCTTGTAGCTAAGCCCATAGCATCACCTGCCAGTGCAGGCATCCACCCAAGCCGGTCTATGACACCTCGGTCTTTTAAAGCTAGAAGAGCATTGGTACCTGATAAAAGTGAGAACCCTTCTGTAACTGAAGGAAATGGAAAGTTGAGATTACAATTTTCAGATGAGGCTTCGGTTTCTGAAGGCTCCAGACCATCTAAAAGGCAAAATATTTCATCTGAAATTGAAAAGAAACCTGATAATTACTTAACCCCGTCTTCCAGTGATGCTGGGGGTATGAACAAGGTCAGCTTTGTTGACGGTGTCGTTCAGGATTGCGAAGTTAAAATCACTGATGGAGGTCCTGAAGCGTTAACTCGTGATAGTGAAGCAAAAGTTCGTAGTACTCTACATGCTGCAGAAAAGATCTCTAATTTTTGTGAGGCTTTGAAAGAGGCCAAGGATGACTCTAAACGTGATAGCAATATGGAGGCTTGCTCCATTAAAGAAGATTTTATTGAAGGAGACAAAAGTATACTGAAGTCTCAAGATGTGCTGGACAGAACTGGTTGTAATACTGGTGAGGCTCTTCCGCTGAAGGTCATGGAGATGGAAGACATTGTGAAGGCGAGTACCAATAGGTCTCCTACTAAATTACTTGTACCATTGTCAACAGCCGCTGATATCTCTGAGTATTCTGAAGCAGTAATTGGTTTTTCTCGTAAGTCCATGTGTAGTGTTGAGTCTCATCCTTGCGAAGATGTGGATATGGATTGTTCACCATCAAGGAATGTACCAACAGAGGAGGTAAATACAGGGTTTGAAGAAAGTGCATTCATTGGCTCATCAGTTAGATCTTTAGGTTATGTGGATAAAGATTTGGAAAAGTCATCTCGAGACGCATCCATCTATTTTAATAGAGAAGACCCTGGTGATCAGGCGACGGGGAAGTTAGGTATTGGTAGTATTGAAGATGGCAGCAATGGGATCAATAAGAATGTAGATTCCTTGTGTCCTGAAAATAACTGCCGTTGGGGTCTAGTTTCCTCTGCCTCTCTGGAAATTCCTAGTGTTTCAACGGAGCTTGCTAATGCAAATAATAATATTTCAGGGGATCTTGCTAATGCTCACAGTTTTACCATTGGTACATGTACCAATACCAATACCATAGTCGACTTACCTGATATGAGCGGAAGTAAAAATCCTACTCATTGTGAAAACACGGTCAACCCATCAGTTGTGAATGGTAGCAGAAAAATTTTTGTGGAAACTACGCCTCTCAGTAGTGTTGCAGAAATGGCTGATAATCTGAACAGTGATGAAGGTAAAAAAGCCTGTGTAAAAGGTACTTCTTCATCTCTTTCAGAGGTTGATGTAAAGGGATCATTAATTGTGTTGCCTGTTGAGAGAACTGAAGGCTATCCACGCAGTGATGAATCAGATTTAGCTATGGCAGTGTGTATGGAAAATGTAAGTGCCGAGAGACTTGCGCCTGATGAAGACCTTAATTTAGCATCTCATCATCCTGCCGAGATTCCTTCTGTAGATCAGTTAAGTGGTTCAAATAATAGAAGTTTGAAAGCTTGTTTACCGGAGCCAAATGTTTCTCTGAACAAAGATATTACTGATGGTTTAAGCGTGGGGCTTGTTCAGCGCGACGTCAGCCAAAATGATTCCACTTTTTATGGTAATTTACCTTGCTCGCCTGCATTGGTAATTGAAACAAACATTGCAGTTGGAATTAATGGCATGTCTGCTAATGAATCTGTTACTAATGCTGAATCTGGTCCCCACGAAAGTCAACCATGCTCAACTGTAAGCAAGTTCTTACCTGAAGATCGTCGGGGATGTGGATCATCTGGTGCATTTGGTTCTGTCTGGAATCTCGCTGTGAAGAAAAATCTGGAAGAGGATCCTTCAAGGGTTAGTGCTTGCTTAGTATCCGATATTTCTCCCTTGATGGCAATGAATGAGCAGATACAAAACAAAGAATCTATTCAAACTAACTACAGTGAATCTCAAGGTGGCATCATGCATGAGGAAAATAATTTTGCTGAGAACATTGCTATAGATACTCAAGAAGAGAAGAAAACAAACCCTTCTGGTGGAAATTCGAAGTGCAGAACTCTGGAAACTGATATTGTTGTTGTTACTGGGAATTCAGTGTTGTCATGTAATTCTTTATCTAGCTCACCGGGGCAGAGCTTCGGGCAGATACCGAGTGAAACACATGTTGCTGCTACAGTTGATGAAACTTACAAAGATAAACAGAAATCCAAGCATTCTGGTGGTACAAGTGAGTACAGAACTCAAGGAGCTGATATTGTTGCTTTTTGTGGGGATTCAGTTCCATCTGATTCTCTATCCAACTCTCCAAAGCTGTACAGACAGATACAGAGTGAAACTCATGTTGTTTCTATGGCTGATGACTCTAACAACTATAAAGAGAAAGCAAAGCCATCCGGTGAAACCTCTAAGTACAGAACTCCGGAAGCTGATGTAACATCTGATGTTGGCGGTCAAGAGAAATACTCACAGAACAGTATTAAGACTGATATATTTAATGGTGAAGCATTGTCAGCTGATCGAAAAGTTTCTGGAACTGAAATTCTTGGTGATTCAGGAGTTCATCTGTCATCACGTGCAGATGTTAAATTTGCATTGACCCATGTTAACGATCATGCAAAATCTGTGCCAGATCAGGATCCCCAGAATAAGACATCTTTGAGCTCTAGGTGTGAATTAGAAAAGAGGAAAAAGAAATCCAGTTACTCTACTCAGAAAAGTTATCCCTGTTCCCTGCCTTTTGTGTCTGACACTAAGAAAAATGCTAACCCTCCCAATAAGCATCACACTTGGCATCGAAAGCCTAGTCCTGCTGCCTCTTCTTTTGTTGCTGCCAAGCCTTTATCGTCTACTTTTTCTACACAACAGAAGGTTCCCGTAGTGACTGCCCAATCTAGTAATAGTTATGTACGTAAAGGGAATAGCCTTCTTCGAAAACCCTCGGATTCTCCTGGTGTTACCCTTGGACTGCCTTTATCTGCTATCCAGTTAAACCGTATAGAAAACAAAAGCACAGGATCTGCCAGTAGTGTTGATGTAGGTAACGCTTCTTTTCTTGTTAAAGCAGGAGAAATACCCACTCTTGTGAAGCAGTCAAAGCCTCCCTCAGACAGCAGCACCTCCAAAGTATCAAATGCCATTGGTGCTCCTTCAGGAAAACGCGCATTATCTTACAGCATGGATCACCCCACAACTTATTTACCTGAGTCTATCATGGATTCTGCTACATCTGGGGAAGCTAGTGCTCCGCACTCTGGTGGAGATACATCTAAGACATCTGACACACCAATCCAGACAGATTATGCCTCAGATTGCCAGCAGAAGAAAATTCCTCCTAAATTGGATTCTTCAGAGTTGAAGAGAACGGTATATGTTAAAAGGAAGGCAAATCAGTTGGTTGCAGCTTCAGATATTCATAGTACAAGTAGGAGCCAGATTCCTACCTCTGATGGCTACTTCAAGCGAAATAAAAATCAGCTAGTAAGGACTTCCGAGAGCCGTGTCAATTACTCACCTGATGATGCATTAGATTCACGAGCATCTGCAACCATGGTTTCGGAAAGAAGATCTTCTAGCTCAGCATTCTCCGACTCTG CTGTCACGAGACCATATAAGCGGTCAAAATTTTCTCTGGTTTGGTTGCAAGATGATCCACAGTCAGGGTTGCCCTCAAGTCACATGCGCTATCGGAGGATCTTGCCGCAACTTGTTCCTTGGAAAAGAGTGACATACTGGAGAAGATTAATGAATTCAGTCTCCGCTTTGCGAAATGGTTCTTTTCCCAACACCAG CCAAAAGTTGTCAACGATGAGGAAGAGACATACTGTATACACAAGATCAACTAACGGGTATTCACTTAGAAAATCCAAGGTCCTAAGTATTGGTGGGTCGCATTTAAAATGGTCCAAGTCCATTGAGAGAGACTCGAGAAAAGCTAATGAG GAAGCCACTTTGGCTGTGGCTGCATTTTCAAAGAAAGAAAATGAAAAGCATTCTGGACAAAGTAGTACTAGGAAGGCAAGCAGAAACCATTTGACAC GGGAGCGCATTTTCAGGTTTGGTTCCCTTCGCTATAAAATGGACCCTTCAAGGCGAACTCTTCAGAGAATATCTG ATGTTTATTCACCGTGCTCTGGACCTACTGAAAATGGAAAAGCCGCAAAAAGACCGTTCATCCCAAAGAGATTGGTCATAGGCCATGAAGA ATATGTACGTGTTGGGAATGGTAACCAGCTTGTCAGAGATCCAAAGAAACGAACCCGTGCGTTGGCAAATGAGAAGGTCAGATGGAGCCTGCATAATGTTCGGTTGCGGTTGGCTAAGAAGAAGAAGAAGTACTGCCAGTTCTTCACAAGATTCGGGAAATGCAACAAAGATGACGGAAAATGTCCCTATGTTCATGACCCCTCGAAAATTGCAGTTTGCACCAAATTTTTGAATGGATTGTGTGCCAATGAAAATTGCAAATTGACTCACAAGGTCGTCCTA GTCATTCCAGAAAGGATGCCCGATTGTTCTTATTTTCTGCAAG GGCTATGCAACAATGAGGCGTGTCCATACAGGCATGTGCATGTCAACCCCAGTGCTGCTATATGTGATGGGTTTTTAAAGGGATACTGTTCAGACGGAGACGAG TGTCGGAAGAAGCATTCCTACACCTGCCCAGATTTCGAAGCAACTGGATCATGCTCTCAAGGATCGAAATGCAAGCTCCACCACCCCAAGAACCAAGGCAAAGGAAGAAAGAGGAAAAGACCAAGCGAACCATCAGAGAAAAATGCCCGTGGGCGTTACTTTGGCTCACTTCAGAAACTCTTTTCCGAGTCTGAGCCAATGGTAGTGGATAGACATCCCACTGAGAGTGAAGATTTTGGAACAGAAGGCATCGAGTTTATATCACTTGGCGCTACTGAGGAAGAAGCCGGTGATAACAATGATCAAGCCACCGAGCAATCTATCTCCAGTGAGAGTGAAGAACCTGCTTCAATATACGAGCTAATCAGACCAGTAGCTTTGATGCGGTAA